The sequence CGCCTTTTCCGGCTCGGGAATGCCCACTTCCGTCAGGAGTTCGATGGCGCGCGCTGCGCGTTCCTTCGGTGTCAGCAGACCATGCGCCTCGAAAACTTCGGCAATCTGGTCTTCCACCCGCATCAGCGGGTTGAGCGCCGACATGGGCTCCTGAAAGATCATGGCGATCTTCTTGCCGCGCAGGTCCATCATCTCGGTTTCCGAGAGTTTTAGAAGATCCATGCCCTCGAAGAGGATTTCACCGCCCACCGGTCGCACCAGATCGGGCAGAAGCCCCATGGCCGCATTGGCCGACATGGATTTGCCGGAACCCGATTCTCCGACAATGCAGAGAATTTCACCGGCATGAAGATCATAGGAAACATCGTTGACGGCAAAGTCGCGGTCGGCACCCTCCGGCAGCGCGATCTTCAGGTTCCTGATTTTGAGAACGGGCTCTGTCATCGCGCCCTCCTATTTGCCGCGCCGCGCAAGGCGCGGGTTGAGCGCATCGTTCAGCCCTTCGCCGATCAGGTTCAGCGCCAGAACGGTGAGTAGAATGGCAACGCCGGGGAAGAAGGAAAGCCACCAGGCCTGCCGGATCACCGTTCGCGCCGCGCCGATCATGTAGCCCCACGACATGAGGTTGGGGTCGCCGAGCCCAAGGAAGGAGAGCGAGGATTCCAAAAGGATCGCCGTTGCCACCATCAGCGAGGCAAGCACGATGATGGGCGAGATCGTGTTGGGCAGAACCTGCCGCAGAATGATCGTCAGGCTCGTCTGGCCCGAAAGGATCGCCGCTTCCACATATTCACGCGAGCGCAGCGAAAGCACCTCGCCGCGCACGAGGCGGGCGACGGGCGGCCAGCTCACGATGGCGATTGCCGCAATGATCGATTCGATCGAGGGCTGGAAGATCGCCACCAGAACGATGGCGAGCGCAAAGCTCGGCACGGTCTGGAAGAACTCGGTAAAGCGCATCAGCGCGTCGTCCACCCAACCGCCGAAATAGCCGGCCAGCGCACCGATGGGGATGCCGATCAAAAGGGCGGCGACTGTCGAGACGAGACCGACCAGAAGCGAGACCTGCGCCCCATAGGCAAGGCCGGAGATCACGTCTCGGCCAAGCGCGTCGGTGCCCAGCGGATACTGATCCATGGAAAACGGCGGCAGGAAGGGCCGCTGCACCATGCGCCACGGCGATTGCGGAAAGATCAGCGGCGCAAGCAGCGCAACAAGAACCACGATGGCGAGGATCGCAAG comes from Nitratireductor kimnyeongensis and encodes:
- a CDS encoding ABC transporter permease — encoded protein: MADFWKRFSRNRGAVIGLAILAIVVLVALLAPLIFPQSPWRMVQRPFLPPFSMDQYPLGTDALGRDVISGLAYGAQVSLLVGLVSTVAALLIGIPIGALAGYFGGWVDDALMRFTEFFQTVPSFALAIVLVAIFQPSIESIIAAIAIVSWPPVARLVRGEVLSLRSREYVEAAILSGQTSLTIILRQVLPNTISPIIVLASLMVATAILLESSLSFLGLGDPNLMSWGYMIGAARTVIRQAWWLSFFPGVAILLTVLALNLIGEGLNDALNPRLARRGK